From Chromatiales bacterium, one genomic window encodes:
- a CDS encoding cation diffusion facilitator family transporter, translating into MARTEKNTDAPTRLSKAERAWLLKSATYASVFVACSLVGGKVWAWLATDSVSILSSLADSVLDVLASLLTFWAIRYSLEPPDREHRFGHGKSEGLAALLQALIISGSGVFVCYEAIQRLLAPAPIAQAGAGIAVLAVSTLATVGLVFYQHFVKNKTGSLAITADAMHYKTDVLVNVVVAGAVAGTAMTGLRWLDPLVGGAVALYLVSGAWGIAMHSLDVLLDKEIPEVDRRRIRDIAKAHPEVLGFHDLRTRFSGSGYIVQFHLELDAGTSLHETHEILDQVEAEIWKVFPDCEIIIHPDPLGFAERRDNFEKPAAILASSGG; encoded by the coding sequence GTGGCCCGCACTGAAAAAAACACTGACGCGCCAACCCGCCTCAGCAAGGCTGAACGCGCCTGGCTGCTCAAGTCGGCAACCTATGCATCCGTGTTCGTCGCCTGCAGTCTGGTTGGCGGCAAGGTTTGGGCATGGCTGGCTACGGACTCTGTCTCCATATTGAGCTCCCTCGCCGACTCCGTTCTCGATGTACTGGCTTCGCTGCTGACCTTCTGGGCCATCCGCTATTCGCTGGAACCGCCTGACCGCGAGCACCGTTTTGGCCATGGCAAGTCGGAAGGACTTGCCGCCCTGTTGCAGGCACTGATCATCAGTGGCTCGGGCGTATTCGTCTGCTATGAAGCCATACAGCGCCTCTTGGCCCCTGCACCGATCGCCCAGGCTGGCGCCGGCATAGCGGTGCTGGCCGTTTCAACCCTGGCGACAGTCGGCCTGGTCTTCTACCAGCACTTCGTGAAGAACAAGACGGGCTCGCTGGCCATTACCGCCGATGCAATGCACTACAAGACAGACGTGCTGGTCAATGTGGTCGTGGCGGGTGCGGTGGCAGGCACGGCAATGACCGGACTGCGCTGGCTGGACCCGCTGGTTGGCGGGGCCGTTGCCCTCTACCTGGTATCCGGCGCCTGGGGAATCGCCATGCATTCTCTCGACGTGCTGCTGGACAAGGAGATTCCCGAAGTCGACCGTCGCCGGATTCGCGATATCGCAAAAGCACATCCGGAAGTACTTGGTTTTCACGACCTGCGCACCCGGTTCAGCGGCTCCGGCTACATCGTGCAGTTCCACCTCGAACTCGATGCCGGCACCTCGCTGCATGAAACGCACGAGATACTCGATCAGGTGGAAGCCGAGATCTGGAAGGTGTTTCCCGACTGCGAAATCATCATTCACCCCGACCCGCTGGGTTTCGCGGAACGCCGCGACAACTTTGAGAAGCCGGCGGCAATCCTCGCCAGTTCCGGCGGATAG
- a CDS encoding DMT family transporter: MSPTEFLQIILMAAAWGGSFLFLRMTVGEFGAVPLIAMRVTIAALVLLPGILLNPAWREQFRHNFFKLLLLGAFNAALPFSLFAHATLYVTAGFASIINATAPLFTAFLAWLWLRERPTLLRVAGLVTGFSGVVLLVGGVPSTQSGALLATAGAFLASLCYGVAANFVKTELAGVHAWVTTGGSLVFAALLLLPLSLWQWPEQSPSMHSWLAVVLLAVLCTSIPNIYYFRLVISAGPTRAMAVAFLIPVFGMLWGALLLDETVTLAMLGGCSVILLGTALVGGFTSRRLR, encoded by the coding sequence ATGTCGCCCACCGAATTCCTGCAGATCATCCTGATGGCTGCCGCCTGGGGCGGGTCTTTCCTGTTTCTGCGCATGACCGTCGGAGAATTCGGCGCGGTACCGCTGATTGCGATGCGCGTGACCATCGCTGCCCTGGTGCTGCTGCCCGGAATCCTGCTGAATCCCGCCTGGCGGGAACAGTTCAGACATAATTTTTTCAAACTGCTGCTGCTTGGCGCATTCAACGCCGCACTGCCATTTTCTTTGTTTGCGCATGCAACCCTGTATGTCACCGCCGGCTTTGCCTCGATCATCAATGCGACTGCGCCATTGTTCACGGCATTTCTGGCCTGGCTATGGCTGCGGGAGCGCCCGACGCTGCTCCGCGTTGCCGGTCTGGTCACCGGGTTTTCCGGTGTCGTGCTGCTGGTCGGCGGAGTACCCTCCACGCAGAGCGGTGCCTTGCTGGCAACCGCAGGCGCGTTTCTGGCCAGTTTGTGCTACGGGGTGGCGGCGAACTTCGTGAAAACGGAGCTCGCCGGCGTACATGCATGGGTGACAACGGGTGGCAGCCTTGTTTTTGCCGCACTGCTGCTGTTGCCGCTGTCATTGTGGCAGTGGCCCGAGCAGTCGCCCTCAATGCACTCCTGGCTGGCAGTTGTGCTGCTTGCCGTACTGTGTACGAGCATCCCGAACATCTACTACTTCCGGCTGGTGATCAGTGCCGGTCCGACCCGGGCCATGGCGGTTGCATTCCTGATCCCGGTATTCGGCATGCTGTGGGGTGCGCTCTTACTTGATGAGACCGTTACACTCGCCATGCTCGGCGGCTGCAGCGTGATCCTGCTGGGTACCGCACTGGTCGGCGGCTTTACCAGCCGGCGTCTGCGCTAG
- a CDS encoding methyltransferase domain-containing protein → MYDIVKDYYGKQLQGSADLKTTACCDTSKVPGWLKPLLSRIHPEVLNRYYGCGLVCPPQLAGCRILDLGCGSGRDVYALAQLAGPTGSVVGVDMTAEQLAVADGHRGWHAEQFGFDNVRFLSGYIERLDELDLEPGSFDVIVSNCVVNLSPDKPAVLAGVHRLLKPGGEFYFSDVYADRRVPESVRNDPVLYGECLGGALYWNDFLRMSRQAGFADPRLLTDQPLAVTDAELAARVGAIRFYSATYRLFRIAALEDACEDHGQAVVYRGTVPDQPLRFDLDKHHGIEAGRVFPVCGNTFRMLHETRFAAHFDFIGDFSRHFGLFAGCGSSIPFDAGASAGVRDASGSCC, encoded by the coding sequence ATGTACGACATCGTCAAGGACTACTACGGCAAGCAACTGCAGGGCTCTGCAGACCTCAAGACCACGGCTTGCTGCGATACAAGCAAGGTACCGGGTTGGCTGAAGCCGCTGCTGTCACGCATCCATCCTGAAGTGCTGAACCGCTATTACGGTTGCGGGCTGGTCTGTCCGCCGCAACTCGCGGGTTGCCGGATTCTCGATCTGGGCTGTGGTTCCGGGCGCGATGTTTATGCGCTGGCGCAGCTGGCCGGACCGACGGGCAGTGTTGTTGGTGTGGACATGACTGCCGAGCAGCTGGCGGTTGCCGATGGTCATCGCGGCTGGCACGCCGAACAGTTTGGCTTTGACAACGTGCGTTTTCTGAGCGGCTATATCGAGCGCCTGGATGAACTGGATCTGGAGCCCGGGAGCTTTGATGTCATTGTCTCCAACTGCGTGGTCAATCTGTCGCCGGACAAGCCTGCCGTGCTCGCCGGGGTGCATCGCCTGCTCAAGCCGGGCGGGGAGTTCTATTTCTCGGACGTCTACGCCGACCGGCGTGTTCCTGAATCGGTACGCAATGATCCCGTACTCTATGGTGAGTGCCTCGGTGGTGCCTTGTACTGGAACGATTTCCTGCGCATGTCGCGGCAGGCAGGCTTTGCGGATCCGCGCCTGCTCACCGATCAGCCGCTGGCGGTCACCGATGCAGAACTCGCTGCCCGGGTCGGCGCTATCCGTTTTTATTCGGCCACGTATCGACTGTTCAGGATCGCCGCACTGGAAGATGCCTGCGAAGATCATGGGCAGGCCGTGGTCTATCGCGGTACCGTGCCCGATCAGCCATTGCGATTCGATCTGGACAAGCATCACGGCATTGAAGCCGGTCGCGTGTTTCCGGTCTGCGGCAATACCTTCCGGATGTTGCATGAAACCCGTTTCGCAGCGCATTTCGATTTCATCGGTGACTTCAGCCGCCACTTCGGCCTGTTTGCCGGCTGCGGCAGCAGCATTCCTTTCGATGCAGGGGCATCAGCCGGAGTGCGCGACGCATCTGGCAGCTGTTGCTGA
- a CDS encoding alpha/beta fold hydrolase codes for MKRTPDNRFDKLPEFGFAPHYCQLPDACFGSLRMHYLDEGPVDAPVILLMHGQGTWSYMYRKMIPLLVAAGHRVVAPDYIGFGRSDKLPDTEDYSFQQHVDWLVCFLDTLQIRDATAYLFDWGGYFGLRIAALHPAFFGRLVLSNTMLPQGQGGSGREWFLNWRAQQFALPKFPQGEMVNMGVVEKLGPGIIAAYDAPYPDETFKTGPRRCPMILPIWPDDPVSIANKEAWQKLAEWTKPVLTLFSASLGTGSLGPDAIKTHIPGAKGQAHALLEPAGFYIVEDRYREIALRIAEFAAH; via the coding sequence GTGAAACGTACACCAGACAATCGCTTCGACAAGCTGCCGGAATTCGGTTTCGCGCCGCACTATTGCCAGCTGCCCGATGCGTGCTTTGGCAGTCTGCGCATGCACTACCTGGATGAGGGACCTGTCGATGCGCCGGTGATCCTGCTGATGCACGGGCAGGGCACATGGTCGTACATGTACCGGAAGATGATCCCCCTGCTCGTCGCGGCGGGTCATCGTGTGGTGGCGCCCGACTACATTGGCTTTGGCCGTTCCGACAAGCTGCCGGACACGGAGGACTACAGCTTTCAGCAACACGTGGACTGGCTGGTGTGTTTTCTCGATACACTGCAAATCCGGGATGCGACCGCCTATCTGTTCGACTGGGGTGGTTACTTCGGCCTGCGTATCGCGGCGCTGCATCCCGCATTCTTCGGCCGACTCGTATTGAGCAATACCATGTTGCCGCAAGGGCAGGGCGGCAGCGGGCGGGAATGGTTTCTGAACTGGCGTGCGCAGCAGTTCGCGCTGCCGAAGTTTCCGCAGGGCGAGATGGTCAACATGGGCGTCGTCGAGAAACTCGGGCCCGGGATCATTGCGGCCTACGACGCGCCGTACCCGGATGAGACCTTCAAGACCGGTCCGCGACGCTGCCCCATGATCCTGCCGATCTGGCCCGATGATCCAGTCAGCATCGCCAACAAGGAGGCATGGCAGAAGCTGGCCGAATGGACGAAGCCGGTGCTCACGCTCTTCAGTGCCAGCCTCGGTACCGGCAGTCTGGGGCCGGATGCGATCAAGACGCATATCCCCGGGGCCAAGGGGCAGGCGCACGCGCTGCTGGAGCCGGCCGGGTTCTATATCGTCGAGGACCGGTATCGCGAGATTGCGCTACGGATTGCGGAGTTTGCCGCTCATTAG
- a CDS encoding DUF1838 family protein — MHPMTRRAALGGVASLGTLAVASAGAKTSATAVPEGFNLADPLTALRAHVKMVGSLGTETVHTFFRLNLYADLGTGNFVPLFTMNNILVDYWDAKGNDRYEMRKYEVGFYTKFDSHEPLEYFDNPLTGERSNIHHFRLGPVPRIYTPEGITAMGYTPKALPLELIGDRVFLATQSIEKMPDMVRPGETNYVNSFMTFSALFTDIANPRLNSAPIHAQLQNKNRWQPWMGMGDRSGGTVARGFGAKISGLDALPSDVMTGVRRFVPEILDTKNWKEFMFEDTEYLRERATAG; from the coding sequence ATGCACCCAATGACCCGGCGAGCCGCACTTGGCGGCGTAGCAAGCCTCGGCACACTCGCGGTTGCGTCTGCGGGTGCAAAGACCTCGGCAACCGCTGTTCCGGAAGGTTTCAATCTGGCCGATCCACTGACGGCCTTGCGCGCTCACGTCAAGATGGTCGGCAGCCTGGGTACAGAGACCGTGCACACCTTCTTCCGGCTGAACCTCTATGCTGATCTTGGCACCGGCAACTTCGTGCCGCTGTTCACGATGAACAACATCCTGGTCGACTACTGGGATGCGAAGGGCAACGATCGCTACGAAATGCGCAAATATGAGGTGGGTTTTTATACGAAGTTCGACAGCCACGAGCCGCTTGAATACTTCGACAATCCCCTGACCGGCGAGCGAAGCAATATCCACCACTTCCGGCTCGGGCCTGTACCGCGAATTTATACGCCTGAGGGCATTACCGCGATGGGCTACACGCCGAAGGCGCTGCCGCTGGAATTGATCGGTGACCGGGTGTTTCTCGCCACGCAGTCCATCGAGAAAATGCCGGACATGGTGCGGCCCGGCGAAACCAACTATGTGAATTCATTCATGACCTTTTCGGCCCTGTTCACCGATATTGCCAATCCCCGGCTCAACTCCGCACCCATACATGCCCAGCTGCAGAACAAGAACCGCTGGCAGCCATGGATGGGCATGGGCGATCGTTCGGGCGGCACAGTCGCGCGCGGCTTCGGGGCCAAGATATCCGGACTTGATGCCCTGCCTTCGGACGTGATGACCGGCGTACGGCGCTTTGTGCCGGAGATACTCGACACGAAGAACTGGAAGGAATTCATGTTTGAAGACACCGAGTATCTGCGCGAGCGCGCCACCGCCGGATAA
- a CDS encoding DUF2269 domain-containing protein, whose protein sequence is MHASLLCHQKQWGKAREFSHSRVIRLDVARVLSILADMPGELIRLVHVVSSALMFGVGIGAFWFVRTSLRSADVAAIAVTIRNAVRAEWFIAGPVAVIQPTTGYLLMLQLEYSLRSRWFLAVAILYILAGMCWVYLVKAELGMRALAAASLASPRAATPLPPQFHTLARRWQYLALGSIAGVLAIFWLMVFRPGL, encoded by the coding sequence GTGCATGCCAGTCTCCTCTGTCATCAAAAACAATGGGGGAAAGCCCGCGAGTTTAGCCATTCCCGGGTCATTCGGCTCGACGTGGCCCGCGTTCTTTCTATACTGGCAGACATGCCGGGCGAACTGATTCGTCTCGTTCATGTTGTCAGTTCAGCGCTGATGTTCGGCGTGGGCATTGGGGCGTTCTGGTTTGTGCGTACGTCCCTGCGTTCAGCTGATGTGGCAGCGATCGCTGTCACCATCCGCAACGCGGTGCGGGCCGAGTGGTTCATTGCCGGGCCGGTCGCGGTAATTCAGCCCACGACGGGCTACTTGCTGATGCTTCAGCTCGAGTACTCGCTGCGCTCCCGCTGGTTCCTGGCGGTTGCGATCCTCTACATCCTCGCGGGCATGTGCTGGGTTTACCTCGTGAAGGCTGAACTGGGGATGAGGGCCCTGGCCGCTGCCTCGCTCGCGTCGCCGCGCGCGGCGACGCCTCTGCCGCCGCAATTCCACACCCTGGCCCGTCGCTGGCAGTATCTCGCGCTGGGTTCTATCGCCGGCGTGCTCGCGATCTTCTGGCTGATGGTGTTCCGGCCGGGGCTCTGA